The following proteins are co-located in the Carassius carassius chromosome 39, fCarCar2.1, whole genome shotgun sequence genome:
- the LOC132121546 gene encoding 26S proteasome non-ATPase regulatory subunit 11B-like: MAAAAVVEFQRAQSLISTDRNASIDILHSIVRRDVQDDDEEAVRVKEQSILELGTLLAKTGQAAELGGLLKFVRPFLISISKAKAARLVRSLLDLFLDMEAATGQEVELCLECIEWAKAEKRTFLRQALEARLISLYFDTKRYQEALQLGTQLLQELKKMDDKALLVEVQLLESKTYHALSNLPKARAALTSARTTANAIYCPPKLQAALDMQSGIIHAAGEKDWKTAYSYFFEAFEGYDSIDSPRAVTALKYMLLCKIMLSLPEEVQALISGKLALRYAGRQTDALRCIAQASKNRSLADFEKALTEYTKELRDDPIINTHLAKLYDNLLEQNLIRVIEPFSRVQITHISGLIKLSKDDVERKLSQMILDKKFHGILDQGEGVLIIFEEPPVDKTYEAALETIQNMSKVVDSLYNKAKKLT; encoded by the exons TGAGACGTGATGTCcaggatgatgatgaagaggcGGTTCGTGTCAAGGAGCAGAGCATCCTGGAGTTGGGGACCCTCCTGGCTAAGACGGGACAAGCTGCAG AGCTTGGTGGCCTTCTGAAATTTGTAAGGCCTTTCCTGATCTCCATAAGCAAGGCAAAGGCAGCACGGTTGGTGCGCTCGCTCCTGGATCTATTTCTGGACATGGAGGCTGCCACGGGCCAGGAGGTAGAGCTGTGCCTGGAATGCATCGAATGGGCTAAAGCTGAGAAAAGAACCTTCCTGAGACAAGCCCTAGAG GCTCGACTCATTTCACTCTACTTTGACACAAAGAGATATCAGGAAGCCCTTCAGCTGG GTACCCAGTTGCTACAGGAGCTGAAGAAGATGGATGATAAAGCTCTGCTGGTGGAGGTTCAGCTGCTGGAGAGTAAAACTTACCACGCTCTCAGCAACCTACCCAAAGCCAGAGCTGCCCTCACCTCGGCAAGGACAACCGCCAATGCCATTTACTGTCCCCCAAAGCTCCAGGCAGCTCTTGATATGCAGTCAG GTATCATCCATGCAGCTGGGGAAAAAGATTGGAAAACTGCCTACTCTTACTTCTTTGAGGCTTTTGAGGGCTACGACTCCATCGACAGCCCCAGGGCAGTCACTGCACTGAAATACATGCTTCTCTGCAAGATCATGCTCAGCTT GCCAGAGGAGGTACAGGCCTTGATCAGTGGCAAACTGGCTCTGCGATATGCAGGGCGACAG ACTGATGCACTGAGATGTATAGCACAAGCCAGCAAGAACAGATCATTAGCAGATTTTGAAAAG GCCCTGACAGAGTACACTAAAGAGCTGAGAGATGACCCCATCATCAACACACATTTGGCCAAACTTTATGACAATTTGCTGGAACAGAACCTCATTCGGGTCATTGAGCCTTTTTCCAGAGTACAG ATAACACACATATCAGGCCTCATCAAACTCTCAAAG GATGATGTTGAGAGGAAACTGTCACAAATGATTCTGGACAAAAAGTTTCATG GCATTCTTGACCAAGGTGAAGGAGTGCTCATCATATTCGAAGAGCCCCCTGTGGACAAAACTTACGAGGCAGCTCTAGAAACCATACAGAACATGAGCAAAGTTGTGGATTCACTGTACAACAAGGCTAAGAAGTTAACATAG